CCTGCAACTCTTCGGCTGTTATGCTACGGATTGTTTCGAGGCTATTATAAAAATACGCATCTGTAAGATTATTTAAAACATAATTCTTCCAGCGGCCGATAATCTGGAAAGGCCCGTCGAGATCGCCAAGAATGCTACCCATCATGTAGTTCCGGACGAGGTCGAGTTCGTCTTTTTCAACAGGCTCGTTAGTCAGGCGCAGCATTTCTTTATAAACCTCTTCTATAGTAGCTGCACAAACATCGCGCCCGGCTTCTGTGCTTATCATCCAGGCACTTTGATGAATATGGTTCTGAAGATAACTATGAATACCATACGTGTATCCTTTATCCTCCCTGATATTGCTCATGAGCCTGGAGCCGAAGAAGCCGCCGAAGATGTTATTGAGCACCTGTACTTTAATGAAATCGGGGTGGTGTCTGTTAGGGAAAGGTATGGCCATGCGAATAGCGCCCTGCACCCCGTCGTTATCATTAATGATATTGTATTTCTTTTCTGTCGCCGGCGTGCCAGGGTAGGTAATTACGGGCAGCCCGCTTTGCCTGAAAGGCAGCTGGCCAAAAGCATTGTTCAACTGTTCCTGTAAGTTCGCAGGCAGTTTACCTGCAACAAACATGATGCATTTGCCCTCTGTATAAAACCGTTTATAAAAAGCTTTCAGCTGATCACGTTCCAGCGCATCATAATCCTTTGTAGAAGAATATTTACCATAAGGATGCTCCAGGCCAAACAGGTATTCATCGATAAGCCTGTTGGCGACAAAATCACATTTCTTGAGATTTACTTCCAGGCGCTGCTTTTGATTCTGCTTATAAATGGCAAGCTCTTCTTCCGGGATTTCGGCAGAAGTAAAAAGAGCCGCTACTTCAGGCAGCAATACAGGCAGGTGTTTGGTAAGGCAATGTAAAGTAACGGTAGCTGTTTCGTTATAACAATGACGGTTAAGATAAGCTCCGTAAAACTCAAAATGTTCGTTTATTTCAAATGCCGATTTGGTAGAGGTTCCGTTCTTCAGCAGAAAATTGGTGGTTGCAGCTACTATATTCTGATCTTCAAAACAATTGCCTGCATAAAATACCCATTCCAGTTGCATTACTTCCTGCGCTCCTGCGTCAACGGCGTAAACATGAACACCATTGTCGAGTGTAAAATGATCGCAGGCTTTCAATTTCAGGTCGAACTCTACAGCATCGTGTATAGCAGGACTTTTTTTTCTGTTTATCATATACTATTCGCGAACAGACTTAATTATTGTTACTGTGATAAAACAGCGTATTGCCATTCTTTTCGTCAAAAATGGTGCGGCTGTACTGTTGCAGTTCTTCGGCTGTGATGTCCTGGTACCTGCTTAATTCTTTATTCATAAGACTTGCGTCGCCCAGCAGTTCATAAAACGCGAGGCTGTTGGCACGGCTCATGACCGACATATCTTCGAAAGTGATAATACTTTCTGTTTTGTTCTTCACTTTCTGGAGTTCAGATTCAGCGACCAGCGATTCACAGATCTGTTGTAACTGTTCATCCACTGCTTTGGATGCATCTTCGAGTTTTACGCCTTTTACCAGTTTTCCTTCTATCGCCAGTAATCCCGGGTCAATGGTGCCAAAATGGTGGCATTCGAGATTGCTGAACAGTTTCTGTTCTTTTACGAGCGACTGGTAAAGCCTTGAAGAAGCGCCTCCCCCGAGTACTTCGGTGATGAGGTCGGCGACATAATAGCCTCTGTCGAGCCGTCCTTCCATATGCCAGGTGCGGTAGAGTGCATCGAGCGGAACGTTGGCATCAACCTCCAGCCTGCGGCCGGCGGTTTGAACCGGCTCCTGGGGGAGCTGGCGAACATATTTTTCGCCCATAGGGATATCGCCAAACCATTTCTCCGCGAGTTTTTTTACCTCTTCTGTTTTCACATTGCCTGCTACCGAAAGGATAGCGTTAACCGGGCGGTAATGTTTGAAGAAAAACTGCTTTACATCGTCGAGCGTAGCATTTTCTATGTGGCTTAATTCATCGCCTATGGTCATCCAGCGGTAGGGATGGGTAGTATAGGAAAGATGACGCAGTTTATGCCCTACGTCGCCATAGGGTTTATTAATATAGTGCTCTTTAAATTCTTCGCATACCACCTTACGCTGTACATCCAGGCTTTTTTTGCCAAAGGCCAGGCTAAGCATGCGGTCACTTTCGAGCCAGAAAGCGGTTTCCAGGTTCTGGGCCGGCAGCTGGCAATAGTAATTGGTAAGGTCGTTGGTAGTATAGGCGTTATTCTCCCCTCCTGCCCTTTGCAGCGGTTCGTCGTAGTCGGGAATATTCACACTCCCTCCAAACATGAGGTGTTCAAACAAGTGGGCGAAGCCTGTTTTAGCCGGGTTTTCGTCCCTGGCGCCTACGTCGTACATAATATTCACCACAGCCATTGGCGTAGAGGTGTCTTCATGTACCAGCACTCTTAAGCCATTATCGAGAACAAAGCGATTATAATTGATCATATTTTTACCA
The Filimonas effusa genome window above contains:
- a CDS encoding M16 family metallopeptidase, which translates into the protein MINRKKSPAIHDAVEFDLKLKACDHFTLDNGVHVYAVDAGAQEVMQLEWVFYAGNCFEDQNIVAATTNFLLKNGTSTKSAFEINEHFEFYGAYLNRHCYNETATVTLHCLTKHLPVLLPEVAALFTSAEIPEEELAIYKQNQKQRLEVNLKKCDFVANRLIDEYLFGLEHPYGKYSSTKDYDALERDQLKAFYKRFYTEGKCIMFVAGKLPANLQEQLNNAFGQLPFRQSGLPVITYPGTPATEKKYNIINDNDGVQGAIRMAIPFPNRHHPDFIKVQVLNNIFGGFFGSRLMSNIREDKGYTYGIHSYLQNHIHQSAWMISTEAGRDVCAATIEEVYKEMLRLTNEPVEKDELDLVRNYMMGSILGDLDGPFQIIGRWKNYVLNNLTDAYFYNSLETIRSITAEELQELAKKYLVPETFYELVVV
- a CDS encoding M16 family metallopeptidase; this translates as MINYNRFVLDNGLRVLVHEDTSTPMAVVNIMYDVGARDENPAKTGFAHLFEHLMFGGSVNIPDYDEPLQRAGGENNAYTTNDLTNYYCQLPAQNLETAFWLESDRMLSLAFGKKSLDVQRKVVCEEFKEHYINKPYGDVGHKLRHLSYTTHPYRWMTIGDELSHIENATLDDVKQFFFKHYRPVNAILSVAGNVKTEEVKKLAEKWFGDIPMGEKYVRQLPQEPVQTAGRRLEVDANVPLDALYRTWHMEGRLDRGYYVADLITEVLGGGASSRLYQSLVKEQKLFSNLECHHFGTIDPGLLAIEGKLVKGVKLEDASKAVDEQLQQICESLVAESELQKVKNKTESIITFEDMSVMSRANSLAFYELLGDASLMNKELSRYQDITAEELQQYSRTIFDEKNGNTLFYHSNNN